GGCCCCGTGGACAGGGTCCCCATGACAATAGGCTCCATGGACTGGGCCTCCGTGGCTACGGGTTGCGTGGTCAGGGCCTCCGTGACTTCTGGCCCCGTGGACAGGGTCCCCATGACAATAGGCTCCATGGACTGGGCCTCCGTGGCTACGGGTTGCGTGGTCAGGGCCTCCGTGACTTCTGGCCCCGTGGACAGGGTCCCCATGACTATAGGCTCCATGGACTGGGCCTCCGTGGCCGCCGGTTGCGTGGTCAGTGCCTCTGTGGCTGCTGGCTCTGTGGACAGGACCTCAGTGGTGGCCAGCTCTGTGGTTGGAGCCCCCTCTGTGAGTGGAGTCTCCGTGGTGGGAAGCAGTGTAGTGGCCGGTTCTTCGGTCAGAAAGTCCAGTGTGACAGGAATCCCCTGTGTGGCCACTTCCATGCTCAGGTTCCCCATGGTCACCCCTCCTGCGTCCAGGCCAGCAGAGTCCCCTGTGGCCGCCTCCAGAGTGGCTGGCTCTGGAGTTCCATGCCCCGTAGAATTCCTCTGCCCCAACATTGCCATCTCAGCCAGAAGTTTAGGGGTCAGGGGCACAGACTCAGGGGTGAGAAACTCTGGGGCGTCTGTGCCTACTATGGCGTAGTCATATACGTCCAGTTCTAGCTCCTCATCCACTTGCCTCCTGCCCCGGGCAAGCAGGAGCTCTGGGGCCTCCTCCGTCCCACTCCGCTGTATCTCCCACGGCTGGAGGCTGTCGCCAGAGCCCAGCAAAACCAGAAGCAGGAGGACTTGCAGAGGCATGGCACCTGGAGGGAGACACGGACAGAAGGACATCAGGACAGCTTCCCCCCGGGCCTGCCAAGCACCCTCTACTGCAATCCTGGACTATGTCTGATCTGGGGCAGGCACTTAGCGTTCAGCACCCTCCTGACCCAGTGCACAGTAGCTCCCCAGCAAACAGCAGCTGTTATTGTTTCTCCACATGAATAGATCCATCCAGAGGGCTCTGCAACTCTCCTTTTACGGTGCATAGACATAGTTTttgccttcctctcctttttgattaaaactttaaaattgtgGGCAAGGCAGGCCACTGGGGTATAGAAAGAAACTCTTAGAGCTTCGAGTTATATTGTTATGTCACCCCTTTGCGATTTCAATTTTTGCACACATTTCTAATCTATCATGAGCCCAGCGGTACCTGCTTACAATTCATAGATAGATCAATGTACATGCGTTGTCCACCGATGGGGTCCATGAGCCAAAGAGTTTGGAGACCACAAGTCTACAGGATAAAGCTGCTTGTTTGGACACTTGAGGCCTTTGGAGTCCGTTCCTGACCCATCTCTCCGTGTCCCTCTGCTCTGCTTTCCTTCGTCTTGGCTCCCACCCTATGTGGCAGCCTATCTGGCCTGTTCCTCAgattctcagtttttcccatcctctctcggtgtctctgcTTGGTCTGTCCCCTTCTGTCCTCTCTTACACAACTCGGATgacagtacctacctcatagtTTATTGTGAGGTTGAAGCAGGTAATGCCTACCTACGGAGCCCTTCAAACTTTGTTCCCATTGCAAGCCCCAGCAAAGGGCAGCTACTTTGGCTCCATCAGTAAGCCTCTCCTGTAAGTCCTCCAGGGCCCAGAGCCATCAGCTATACCATCCACAGCCAGGAGAAACCTCTCACCTCTTCAGACCAgtcctgccctcagggagttGGCAGTCATCTCACCCGCCTGGGGGCCATTCTGCTGTGACCCTTCAGCCCCTTGACCAGCAGCCAGAGAGGGCAGAGCCACTCCCTGCAGTCATCTCCTTGGTCCTTCTTCCTGGCATTGCGAGCGCCCCTGCTTTTTTGATGGCTCTCCCTCTTCTTATGCTCCCCCTGGCCCTGGTTGGTTGTTCATGGGATTCAGAATCATGCACTTAAGGATCCTGTGGTGAGTGACAGCTGTGTTCTGGGCCAGGATTCGGGTATTCCTGGTTTCCTCGGACATAACAGACCCAGCAGCATGCAATCCCACTCTGTCGGGGGCAGAGCCCAGATCATTTCCCATACTTTTCCTTGTACTTCACATAATTCAGAGCAGAGACCAGTTGCTCATCAGTGCTTGAGTGACTATAACTTACTCGTAAGCCCCTGAATTTCTAGGCTCAACTCAATCCCCAGTCTGATCAtgtcctaaaataatttttaatattttatttatttaattgagagagagagagaaagcacaagaggttgtagtggcagagggagagggagaaacagactccccaccgagcagggagcctgatgtgggtcttgatacCAGGACCtgaggataatgacctgagccaaaagcagatgctcaactgattgagccaccggGCAtcccttaaaataatttcttaagccAAACTTTATGATATTTGCACCAGACACATCAGGCCTTTAcgattatcttcattttactatGGAGGgataaggctcagagaagtaaagcAACTTGCCTGAAGGCACACAGCTGGCAAGTGGCAGAGATCAGACTGGAACCCAATGACAATTCAGGAAGACTTTGTGGAGAAACCTGACCTGgctgagggggcagagggagcaaagCCTTGGAAGAGATCTTCGCTTATTGTGTCTGTGGCTGGGGACCCAGAtgagagaaggaaggcagagtAAGAACAAAGAGGACCTTAAGGCACCTGGGTGAAAACCTCTTGGGGTCTTCCTTTTTGCATACCTGTATTAAGCTCTTTATTCCACTAGTGAGTTTTTGAAATTGACAAATACACTAAAAATTAATCTCAGGCTCTGCTGTTTGAGCTGAAGTCTGTTGTGTTTTCTCCTTCTGCAGGtctgccctttttctttcttgttggaaaatagtatatttatgagaaaaacactttttaaaaaaagtaaaagaaatagttATCCAAAAATCACCATGGAGGGGTCCCTGGGttgctctgttggttaagtgtctgcctttggctcaagtcatgatctcaaggttctgggatcgagttctgcgtcacgctgggctccctgctcagtgaggagtctgcttctccctctgcccctccccccgttctttctctctctctttctctgtatcaaataaagaaaaaaatcatgggtggcttggtcggttaagcatctgactcttggttttgggtcatgtcatgacctcagggtcctgggatggagccctgtgtcagctccgagttcaggggggagtctgcttgagattttctctccccctctctttgcccctcccccctcaaataaacaagtaaatctaaaaaaaaaaaaaaataccttgaaagCTATCTCATCCAGAAAGGTCAGTCCCATTTGTACCAGGTGCTATTCAGGGCATGGGATTGAGAACACAGTCCTTGGGGTGAGACACAAAGATGTTCAGGTCCTAGCTCTGTTCCTTGTAAGCTGTAGGACCTTGAATTTCtcagcctcaattttctcatctgtaaagtggggataactATCTGCCTCTATCTCATCCAGCTGTTAAGGAAATGCAACAAGATGATGGACTTGAATGTCCAGGCTtgcagtaggtgcttaataaatgcatcacagacacacacacacacacacacacacacattctttgcCTCCCAACCTGCCTTTAGGAGGCAGAGTGTCTTTGCACACGGGTGGAGTTCCTGCTTGGGGGTAACCTTGGCCCTGCTTtcctgggggaggagcagggtggATTTTAAGAAGAAGCCACCAGGTTGGGTCCGTATTTCAAAATCATGAAGACTTATACCCACCACCCCCACTGAGGCAGTTCTCGGTTCCTGGAAGGCAGAGCCCTCAGCACTTCCTGGAAACAGGGAGGGTGGGGACGAGAACAAAGGCCCCACCCACTGGTTCCTGGCTGAAGGAGGCACCTTGATGATTCaggacctttttattttttaaagatttttatttatttattcatgagagacagagagagagaggaagaggcagagacaggcagaggaagaggtaggctccccgcggagcagggagcatgacgtggggcttgattctgggaccctgggaccacgacctgagctgaaggcagaagcttacccccacccccagccacccaggtacccaggaCCTGACTTTCTGCAGCCCAGAGGCTGGGAAGGAAGGCATGGAAGGGGCTCTCCCCAGTGACTGCCCTCTCCCTGTGCGCGTCCCCACCATCCCCTGCATGCAGAGGCAGCTTGGAGGAGAGACCACTCAGCAGCTGTGTTTGTAACCTGAGCAggttgcctcagtttccctatctgtaaaatggacggCCTTGCTTCAAAGTCTGGTCCTGAGAATCAAATTACATGCTGCAGGGAAGGTCCCCCATAGCTGGCACCCAGCAGGGGGTGTTTTACTGGGGGAGTCTTTTCGGGGCTGTGGACAGAGATGCAGAGGAATGAGCTCAGAGTCGGGGAGGTGGATGCGACAGCCTCCCTACCTCCCCCTCCTGCCAGGAGCAGTGAGGATGCTGCAGGACCTGAGTGAGAGCAGAGACCCCCCCTCCACTGTGTGTTGAGATAAGACAGGGCACCCCAGGAAAGCCCCATCTCCCAGCCCAGGTCTATTTAGGGAGACCGTCTCGCCCAGGATGTTCCTGTTGTTAAGTGCTGAAAACCTCTCAGCCCCATACCTGGGCGCCAGGCAAGCCAGGCCGGCCGGTCACCCCAGCCTGGTGGCTGTCATCTCACGGGCTTCAGGGAAGAAGGACCACAGACCCCACGGCCACGAGCCAGGCTGCgcaggtggcagggagaggggcgaGCGCTGTGTCCCGCAGGTGGCAGGGAGCCTCAGTATCTGCTGAGACAAGTGTGTGACCCAGTGAGGGCAGCGAGGTGGACCCTTCCCCACGGCCATGGCCACCGTGCGGGGCAGGACAGCGAGGCCCAGAAGGGTGAAGCCGCCTCCTCTTATGCCTTTCTGCCCCCAGAGCAGGAACAGTCACTCCCCACAGGAGAGGGgcgctgggagaggggcagagagctgCTACATCGCATCTGTCTTCCTGCTTGCCTAACACGGTAGGTCAGATGCGGCTCATTTCCTGTCCCTTAGCCTAAAACCAGGTTGCTCTGCCCTTGCGCCACCCAGGCCGCTGTACCCTGCTCCAGACAGGGAGCCCGCGGCCGCCCCGGGACGCCCAGGAAAGACACCAGGGCGCTCCAAGAAGCTTGGGACCCCCATTCAGAATCTTGGATCCGGGAATCCCGGCATTCAAGGGTTTGGAAGCAGAGGATCAGAAGGACTGagcatcagggcacctgggtggctcggtcagctaagcatctgccttcagctcacgtcgtGATGGTGATCggatccccgagtcctgggatccaggccatggtgggctttctgctcagcggggagtctgctcctccctctgcctctgcccctcccctcccctcccctctgctcggcactctctctccctctcacataaatgaataaaatcttaaaaaaaaaagaaaaagagagagagagagaaagagagagagagagaaagaaaaagaaagaaagaaagaaagaaagaaagaaagaaagaaagaaagaaagaaagaaaagaaagaaagagggatccctggctggcgcagcggtttggcacctgcctttggcccagggctcgatcctggagacccgggatcgagtcccacgtcgggctcccggtgcatggagcctgcttctccctctgcctatgtctctgactctctctctctctgtgtgactatcataaataaataaaatttaaaaaaaaagaaacatatccaagaaatcattaccaGCCCAAAGTTAATAAGCTTTCcccctatattaaaaaaaaaaaagaaagaagaaagaaagaaagaaagaaagaagaagaaagaaagaaagaaagaaagaaagaaagaaagaaagactgagcATCTCAGGGCATGGGGTTGAGCTGCCAGCCAAGAGAAGAGGAGGCTCCAAATCAATAAGTAGGTCAAACCGAGGCCCAGGTGtaccccagggctccagggcagTTCTCGGCCCAACTGATCCAGTATCAAACCAGATCCAGGCCCAGGTCTGGCACGcacaagctgtgtgacctggggcagctgaactcccctctctgggccacaGATTCCTCATCTGGGATCAAAGGACAATCATAGCCCATACACTTCGTGGGGTGGCTGTGGGTTGAAGTGAGCTGGTTCAGGTTGAGTGTTTAGCAcggtaagtgctcaataatggCCATGTGTTATCTTTGTCCTTCTGCATTCAGGGCCATATCCCTGAAAAATCCCCCACCCTGGAATAGCTTTGACACGCTTCTAATCTTGACAGTCAGAGAAGGCCGGAATGGAGAGTCCTAAAAAACCATCTCCACAGCAAGCCCCAGGCCATCCCTGGTTTGCAAACCACAGGTATCAAGTGTAGACCATGTTCCAGAGACTGATCTAAGAGCTATGCATGAATCATTAGTTCAGTCAGGCCCTACCACCTCCTCTGTGACCCGCATGTGAAAGATGGGGAAACCGAGACCCTCTTGGCATCTAGAGTCACGTACCCAGTAAGCGAGGGCTCAGGAACTTGAATCTGGGTGCTCTCGCTCCAGATGCACCTCACAGTCACAGCCTTCTATTTCATCCATTCTCCAGAGCTGAGCAAATAGGCACCTTCTCCAAGAAGCCATCCTGGGTTGCTCAGGCACTACTAGTCATTCCCATTGTTTAAACCGCTTAAAGTATTGTTTACTGTCTAAAACTTCATTCCCATTGGACCCTCAACTTCAAAAGGACAGAACCACAGATGTCTTGCTGCTCACACCCCATGTCCAGGGCTTAGCGGACAGGCACTTAGCTGGCATTGTGACATTTGCCCAGTGGAGCGCAGGCTCTGTGGCTGCCCACTGCAAGCTTTTACAGGGCACAGTCTCAACTGGGTCCCCAGCACCCTTGGGAGCTCATGAAAGGCCTGTTGCAGGAGGGGACCTGTGAATGGGAGACAAGCAACCAACCCGCAAGTGCACAGGACATGCGCCTTAGAGCTTCTTGCACTGGGCCTGCCATCCTGCACATCCCGAGCTTTTCTCATCATTTCCCTGACCCCCATCAAGGAGCCCTTtgagattgttttttgtttttgtttttgttctttaccTAGTGACCACCCGTCCCCACACATTTTAATACCGCAGATACACCTGTTTACTGTTCCATAGCTCTTTGCAGGAGCACAAGCCACAGTGATggctaagatttttttctgctcCCTCCTCATCAAAATAACCCTCACCAACTTTCACCTTCTCAACCCCAAATTTCCCAGCCTGGTACAGAGGAGGCAAGATAATTTACACAAATGAATTTAAAGAGAACTACACCTGGTTTTAGTTTAACACCTGATGCTTGTCTGAAGAATTGTCTGTGTAGACAGGCAGACGGAcaagcacacagacacacagacacactgcAGCCGTCCTATGTCCTTCCAGCCTGAGCCCCATGCCCCACCACCAACTTCTTGCTCAGGTTCAGCAAAGGGGACCAAGGGACCTGGACCGGGGTCAGGCTGGGGTCACGCTGGGCCCCACGAGGGTCCTGCAGCCAGATGGGGCCGCCGCAAGTCCAAGCTCAGCCACCTCCCAGCCAGGCCACGATGGGCAGCTGCTTTTCCCTTCTGAGCCTCGATTTTCTCATCTGCGAAAAGGGGGCACAGCATTCTTGGAAGATTCCCCAGCCCCTCTGAAGGCCCTGCTCCTGCCTGGCCAGGCTTCCCAGGGGGTGCTCAGCCTGGCAGTCCAGCCCCTTCTGCCCTCTGGGTTTCAGTCTGCCCTGGCTGCTGGCCAGGTCTGATGAGGGAGGCATCTACCATCTCGGGTGTGGCCAGGCAAGCCCCGGAGGAAGCCACGGAGGGGTCTGGGGCCAGGAGAATCACCTCCTGAGTTCCCCGCCCGCCGAGAGGCCTGGTCTTGGGGCTGGGACTGGAAGTCAGagatgggaaaggaagagagtccaggaaggaggaagagaattcGAGGCGACTGGAGCCCTGATCATTGTCTATGGGTGTTGATGGGtgtagcacaagcagggggagtggcatggggagatggagaagcaggctctccactgagcagggactctgacttgaggctcaatcccaggaccccaggatcatgaccccagccaaaggcagccgcttaaccgactgagccacccaggcacccctcgactttttaaaaagtgtgaagaACGTAACTTTGGAGACAATATTGTTGTGGATCTGTAGCTACGAGGCTTCGACACATCCTGCACCAGCTCACCCTTTCGAGAATCGCCTGGACCCAACCCCAGCACCGCTCTGAGCAAATCTCTTCACCTCCCTGTGCCCCACATGAGAGGAGGGGGTAGCATGATTTCTAGAGAAATGTTCctgatttctctgatttttcaaatTGATAAATCCCCCCTCCTCAGGCAGGGGCTGCGGGCAAACCTGATGGGGATGGTGGGGAGGCTGGAAGTCGAGGTAGCAGAATCCAGAAGAGATGGCAGCAGAATAAGGCCACCATGTTGATCCGGAGCCCCCGGGGCCCTAGTTCGGAGTTCGGGTCCTGCCCTGGCCTGCCCCATGCTGTCACGCAGGCCTGCTGGTCCCAGGGCCACCACCCAGTGTGGTTTTGCGAGCCAGTACTTACCGTGCTCCATGCTCCGCAGAGCATGGGACAGCTGCCTCTGGGCCCCGGAGAAGCAGCTTCTCTGCCTTGGCGACAGGGACCAGGCCCAGATTGTCCGAGCACTGCTGTGGCACCCCGGCCGTAGTCCCCGCCAACCCTCAACGGCCTGCACCAAAGGAGGAAGCGAGAATGTGGTTACTCAGACACAACCACGTGACGGCCCACACCCCCTTGTTTGTGACAACTCAGTGACAGTGTGGATTGAAATGGAGCGGGTAGTGGGACACAGGGCCCTGCTGGGCCCAACATCACTCTTGGGTTCCGGTAATCAGGTGCACGCTGAAAACCACACGGCAGCTTTCTgctgggagaggggtgggggggctgggtgAAGAGGCATGACGCCACGGCCATAGAGTCGAGGTGAGGGGCCCCCACCCTGGAAGGAAGGGAGTGACTGCATGCAGATAAGGATGGTTCTAGGTTCTTGTCCAAGAAGGGAAtcaggggggtgggtggggggagaagccaCGGAACACAGATCTTCCTGAGGTCTGCAAATATGACGTGGCCATTCCTTCAAGATCCATCTCTAGGTGCACAGGTGGTCCTTTTCGCCACAATCAGTGACTGGAGCTACATTGCAAATTCCACTGGGGCAagacctgctttttttttttttttttttaattatttattattcgggatccctgggtggcgcagcggtttggcgcctgccattggcccagggcgcgatcctggagacccgggatcgaatcccacgtcgggctcctggtgcatggagcctgcttttccctctgcctatgtctctgcctctctctctgtgtgtgtgtgactatcataaataaataaaaaaaattaaaaaaaaagattatttattattcatgagagacacagagaaaggcagagacatagaggaagaagaaggctgtctgtagggagcccgatgcagaactcgatcccaggaccccgggatcacgacctgagccacaggcagatgctcaaccactgagccacccaggtgccccaagatctgcttattttgtttctctatCCTGACTCTGGTTGTGCCAATTCTAGTATCCCGGGCTGGATGCTCTGAGGTCCAAAAGGCAAGCAGTTCCAGGCTCTggccctcccttcctctggcaGGGAAGCCAGCAGGTGAACAAGTAAACAGATCATGAGGCATCGTAATGTCACCCTGTGGTGAGCCAAGGAGGGGCCCCTGACCCACCCTGGTAGGGGAGGGAGCCGGCAAGAGAACCTTCCAAGAAGTGGGTACATGAGATGACAAGTAGGGGTGCACTACCCAGGAgggtgggcagcccaggaggAAGCTAAAGCCATCCCAGGCAGACAGCACAGACCAAAGGCCAAGAGATGTGAGAAAGCACAGGGCTCTCAGGGGAGTGAAGGAAGGCGTCATCTCCCAGGGTCTGGCCTGTGGCTTCGTACAAGGTGGGATGCAGGACATATGCAGAAAGGGGTTCACACCCTGCCTTACACACAGGTTGTTCTAAAATGATaatgggggacacctgagtggctcagtggttgagcgtctgtctgcctctggcccagggggtgatcccggagtcccaggatcaagctccttatcaggctccctgcagggagcctgcttctccctctgcctcactctctgtgtctctcatgaataaataaataaaatcttttaaaaatatataagtaaaatgataatggggatggggcacctgggtggctcagtcagttgggcgtctgccttcagctcaggtcatgatcctggggtcttgagatcgagtcccacatggggctccctgcgtggagcctgcttctccctctgcctctgcctgccactctgcctgcttgtgttctctctctctctgtcaaataaatacaaactttaagaaaaaaataaaatagtaatgggGAGACTGTGTGGGTGTACACCATGACAGAACTTCtgtttcaggggtgcctggggtgggtGGGTTGGCCATGCGGGGGTGGTGCAGATGCAGAGCCCCACATCCTGCAGATGCATCCCTTTCTCCCCGCGTCAGATGCAGCCACAAGCTGCGTCTCAGGAGGGCCGGGCACAGCCTGCGGAAAAGGAAACTGCACCACAGACCCACCCCTGGTCCTGTACGCCATCTGTGAGCTCTGAAAACCATCCAGGAGCAGGGCCCTACGGGAGACAACCTGCAAGGCCAGAGGCCTGATAACTGGCCTCCCACCAGCTGTGAGACTGTGGGCAGGTCGCTTCTCCGGAGCCTCGGCTTCCTCGCCTGCAAAGCTTCGTAATACAGACGCTTAGCATTGCCTTGGCTCCCGCACACGCCAGGTGCTGTGCATCAGATCAGCTCACGTAACGCTCAGAGCAGTCTTGGGGGGAAGCTGAGACCCAAGGCGAGGCTGtgccttgctcaaggtcacacagagtaGGTGGCAGAGGCAGGTCCAGGTGGCCGGAAGATAAGCCCCTATCTCAAGGCCTGGCCTGTGTGGTGCCGGCTGAGCGCCCGCATGCAGGGAGTCTTCCCTGCATTCTAGCAAGTGCTCTGTGTAAGGGGAAGGGGTGACTCCGTGGCGGGGAAGCAACTTCAAGGTAAGGCCTGCGCGGCTGGATGTGcctcacagaagagcaaagaTCGCTAAGAGGATCCGGACTCGTGTCGTCCACGAGAAGACCGTAAAACCACATCTCGTGACACCTAACACCTGTGGGACTCAAGCATTCAAAGCGAGCGGGTTTCTACTTCTACAGGCGGGAACCGCCCCCCCCAATGCTCCA
This genomic interval from Vulpes lagopus strain Blue_001 chromosome 14, ASM1834538v1, whole genome shotgun sequence contains the following:
- the SELPLG gene encoding P-selectin glycoprotein ligand 1 translates to MEHGAMPLQVLLLLVLLGSGDSLQPWEIQRSGTEEAPELLLARGRRQVDEELELDVYDYAIVGTDAPEFLTPESVPLTPKLLAEMAMLGQRNSTGHGTPEPATLEAATGDSAGLDAGGVTMGNLSMEVATQGIPVTLDFLTEEPATTLLPTTETPLTEGAPTTELATTEVLSTEPAATEALTTQPAATEAQSMEPIVMGTLSTGPEVTEALTTQPVATEAQSMEPIVMGTLSTGPEVTEALTTQPVATEAQSMEPIVMGTLSTGPEATDALSTEPAATKAPSTDPATMKGPSTAPASTGHLTTVLVPSDPQNSTNVTGGDLSDAFIKRWKNSQGLPPQSSAVPPPAEGPDRIPVKQCLLAILVLALVATTFLVCTVVLAVRLSRKTHMYPVRGYSPTEMVCISSLLPEGGEAPTAAANGGLPNAKSQGLRAEPREGRDGDDLTLQSFLP